The following are from one region of the Pseudazoarcus pumilus genome:
- a CDS encoding alpha/beta fold hydrolase, translated as MADTPLVLLHGWGMTPRIWNGLRICLSPRIAATPALPGHGSPASPGPELAAWADVLLAELPDACVLGGWSLGAMIALDIARRHPQRVRSLVLFGATPRFVSLPETLNEPAWAHGLDPATVNGFIAGFAADAEATLRRFLALQAMGESRRRGVVHSLGRAVVAPDETDAATLADGLAILANTDLREAIAGIEVPTTLIHSRDDALMPLGAAEWLARTLPDARLTVLDDCGHAPFVSRPEECARAMAGAFSDD; from the coding sequence ATGGCCGACACCCCGCTGGTCCTGCTGCACGGCTGGGGCATGACGCCGCGCATCTGGAACGGCCTGCGCATCTGCCTGTCGCCGCGCATCGCCGCTACGCCCGCCCTGCCCGGCCACGGTTCGCCCGCCTCGCCCGGCCCGGAACTGGCCGCGTGGGCCGACGTGCTGCTCGCGGAGTTGCCCGATGCCTGCGTGCTCGGCGGCTGGTCGCTGGGCGCGATGATCGCGCTCGACATCGCGCGCCGTCACCCGCAACGGGTGCGCAGCCTGGTGTTGTTCGGCGCCACGCCGCGTTTCGTCTCGCTTCCCGAAACCCTGAATGAGCCCGCCTGGGCGCACGGGCTGGATCCGGCTACCGTCAACGGCTTCATCGCCGGCTTCGCCGCGGACGCCGAGGCCACGCTGCGCCGTTTCCTCGCGCTGCAGGCCATGGGCGAGAGCCGTCGGCGCGGCGTCGTGCATTCGCTGGGACGTGCCGTCGTCGCGCCGGACGAAACCGATGCCGCCACACTGGCCGACGGACTCGCCATCCTCGCCAACACCGACCTGCGCGAAGCGATCGCCGGCATCGAGGTGCCCACCACGCTGATCCACAGCCGTGACGACGCGCTGATGCCGCTGGGTGCGGCCGAATGGCTGGCCCGCACCCTGCCCGACGCACGCCTGACGGTGCTCGACGACTGCGGCCACGCGCCCTTCGTGTCCCGTCCCGAAGAGTGCGCACGCGCGATGGCCGGTGCCTTCTCCGATGACTGA
- the serB gene encoding phosphoserine phosphatase SerB produces the protein MSLIVQGAQLAPDALDELRTAARASAVRTLSADAWRLEGGLPTPEALALCQRERVDCTVAPGRRLSDVGLFVTDMDSTLIDIECIDEVADLHGVRDEVAAITEAAMRGEIDYSESLRRRVALLAGLREAALAEVYEQRLSLNPGAERLLDTLKAAGIHTVLVSGGFSYFTDRLKARLGFDAAHANHVEIRDGHLTGRILGPIVDAAAKASVLREARERLGLSRAQTITVGDGANDLSMLREAGLAIAYRAKPVLRAAAHCTLDHAGLDGILKLFD, from the coding sequence ATGAGTCTCATCGTGCAGGGCGCGCAACTCGCGCCCGACGCACTCGATGAATTGCGCACGGCCGCGCGCGCAAGCGCCGTGCGAACCCTCTCGGCCGACGCCTGGCGTCTCGAAGGCGGTCTGCCCACACCCGAGGCGCTGGCCCTGTGTCAGCGCGAGCGTGTCGATTGCACGGTCGCCCCCGGCCGTCGGCTGAGCGACGTTGGCCTGTTCGTCACCGACATGGACTCGACGCTGATCGACATCGAGTGCATCGACGAGGTCGCCGACCTGCACGGCGTGCGCGACGAGGTCGCCGCCATTACCGAAGCGGCGATGCGCGGCGAGATCGACTACTCCGAGTCGCTGCGCCGTCGCGTCGCCCTGCTCGCCGGCCTGCGCGAAGCCGCGCTGGCCGAGGTCTACGAGCAACGCCTGTCGCTCAATCCCGGCGCCGAACGACTGCTCGACACGCTCAAGGCCGCCGGCATCCACACCGTACTCGTCTCGGGCGGCTTCAGCTACTTCACCGATCGCCTCAAGGCGCGCCTGGGTTTCGACGCCGCGCATGCCAACCACGTCGAGATCCGCGACGGCCATCTGACCGGCCGTATCCTCGGCCCCATCGTCGACGCCGCCGCCAAGGCCTCGGTGCTGCGCGAAGCGCGCGAACGACTCGGCCTGTCGCGCGCACAGACCATTACCGTCGGCGACGGCGCCAACGACTTGTCCATGCTGCGCGAGGCCGGCCTGGCCATCGCGTATCGCGCCAAGCCCGTGCTGCGCGCCGCCGCCCATTGCACCCTCGACCACGCCGGGCTGGACGGAATCCTCAAGCTGTTCGACTGA
- the bioA gene encoding adenosylmethionine--8-amino-7-oxononanoate transaminase → MPAPFLLDRSLASVWHPCTQMKEHEQFPLVPIVRGEGPWLIDADGRRLLDGISSWWVNLFGHCNPRINAALREQLDTLEHAMLAGFTHEPVVELSERLAALTGHRLGHAFYASDGASATEIALKMAAHYWRNLGRADKTGFVSLAGSYHGETVGALAVTDVAIFRDAYAPLVRAGHTVPCPDARSASEGESATDVARRAAAALEAHLEQHHATTAALIVEPLVQGASGMVMYDPEYLRLARALCDRYEVLLVADEIAVGCGRTGTFFACEQAGIWPDLLCLSKGISGGYLPLSLVLSTDTLYQAFYADTASRAFLHSHSYTGNPLACRAALATLDIFAEDDVLKTNRARSALLGRLLDERFGAHARARHLRRRGMIAAFDVPYTQPDFPRRFFAAGMEHGVLLRPIGNTVYFMPPYVVDADQLTQLADGALAALEKA, encoded by the coding sequence ATGCCCGCCCCGTTCCTGCTCGACCGTTCGCTCGCCAGCGTGTGGCATCCGTGCACCCAGATGAAGGAGCACGAGCAGTTTCCGCTCGTGCCCATCGTGCGCGGCGAGGGGCCGTGGCTGATCGACGCCGACGGCCGGCGTCTGCTCGACGGCATCAGTTCGTGGTGGGTGAATCTGTTCGGCCACTGCAACCCGCGCATCAACGCGGCATTGCGCGAACAGCTCGACACTCTGGAACACGCGATGCTCGCCGGCTTCACGCACGAGCCGGTGGTCGAACTGTCCGAGCGCCTGGCCGCGCTCACCGGCCACCGCCTGGGTCACGCCTTCTACGCTTCGGACGGCGCATCGGCCACCGAGATCGCGCTGAAGATGGCCGCGCATTACTGGCGCAACCTGGGGCGCGCCGACAAGACCGGCTTCGTCAGCCTCGCCGGCAGCTATCACGGCGAGACGGTGGGCGCACTGGCCGTGACCGACGTGGCGATCTTCCGCGACGCCTACGCACCGCTGGTGCGCGCCGGCCACACCGTGCCGTGCCCGGATGCACGCAGCGCGAGCGAGGGCGAATCGGCCACGGATGTCGCACGTCGCGCGGCCGCGGCGCTGGAGGCGCACCTGGAACAGCACCACGCCACCACCGCCGCGCTCATCGTCGAGCCGCTGGTGCAGGGTGCGAGCGGCATGGTGATGTACGACCCCGAATACCTGCGCCTGGCGCGCGCGCTGTGTGATCGCTATGAAGTGCTGCTCGTGGCCGACGAGATCGCCGTGGGCTGCGGACGTACCGGCACCTTCTTCGCCTGCGAGCAGGCCGGCATCTGGCCCGATCTGCTGTGCCTGTCCAAGGGCATCTCTGGCGGTTATCTGCCGCTGTCGCTGGTGCTGTCCACCGACACCCTGTACCAGGCCTTCTACGCCGACACGGCCAGTCGCGCCTTCCTGCACTCGCACTCGTACACCGGCAATCCGCTGGCCTGCCGTGCGGCGCTTGCCACGCTGGACATCTTCGCCGAAGACGACGTGCTCAAGACCAACCGCGCCCGCTCGGCCCTGCTCGGCCGCCTGCTCGACGAGCGCTTCGGCGCGCATGCGCGGGCGCGTCACCTGCGTCGGCGCGGCATGATCGCGGCCTTCGACGTGCCCTACACACAGCCGGATTTCCCGCGCCGCTTCTTCGCCGCCGGCATGGAGCATGGCGTGCTGCTGCGCCCCATCGGCAACACCGTGTATTTCATGCCGCCCTATGTGGTCGACGCCGACCAGCTCACGCAACTGGCCGATGGCGCACTGGCCGCACTGGAGAAGGCATGA
- the bioF gene encoding 8-amino-7-oxononanoate synthase — translation MSLLDDLRGQLSALDAQHLRRVRRANQIPCDAKMRVDGRELLSFCSNDYLGLAADPTVAKALIESVVRYGVGAGASHLVSGHYDVHERLEARLAAFTGCERALYFTTGYMANVGVIPALIGRGDAIFADRLIHASLVDGALLSRANLVRYAHNDVAALARALEESSASNKLIVTDAVFSMDGDIAPLAELLALAEQHDAWLLVDDAHGFGVLGPQGRGTLAEAGLDSWRIVLIGTLGKAAGVSGAFAAGHADVIEWLLQKARTGIFTTASPPILAEALLASIDLIERGDFRRERLHTMVDNFRGSLKLRRWQLLPSRTAIQPVLIGDNAEALRVSDALRDAGVLVPAIRPPTVPPGTARLRVSLSARHEVEDVLRLADLLNALEEF, via the coding sequence ATGAGCCTGCTCGATGACCTGCGCGGGCAATTGAGCGCACTCGATGCGCAGCACCTGCGGCGCGTGCGCCGCGCCAACCAGATTCCGTGCGACGCGAAGATGCGCGTCGACGGCCGCGAACTGCTGTCCTTCTGCAGCAACGACTACCTCGGACTGGCGGCCGACCCGACGGTGGCCAAGGCGCTGATCGAGAGCGTCGTGCGATATGGCGTCGGCGCCGGCGCCTCGCATCTGGTCAGCGGCCACTACGATGTGCACGAGCGCCTCGAAGCGCGCCTGGCGGCATTCACCGGCTGCGAACGTGCGCTGTACTTCACCACCGGCTACATGGCCAACGTCGGCGTGATCCCGGCACTGATCGGGCGCGGTGACGCGATCTTCGCGGACCGGCTGATCCACGCCTCGCTGGTCGACGGCGCGCTGCTCTCGCGCGCCAACCTGGTGCGCTACGCCCACAACGACGTCGCCGCCCTAGCCAGGGCGCTGGAAGAATCGTCCGCAAGCAACAAGCTGATCGTCACGGACGCGGTGTTCAGCATGGATGGCGACATCGCTCCGCTGGCCGAACTGCTGGCGCTGGCCGAACAGCACGACGCCTGGCTGCTGGTCGACGACGCCCACGGCTTCGGCGTGCTCGGCCCGCAGGGCCGTGGCACGCTCGCCGAGGCCGGCCTGGATTCGTGGCGCATCGTGCTCATCGGCACCCTGGGGAAGGCCGCCGGGGTGTCCGGCGCCTTCGCAGCGGGTCACGCCGACGTGATCGAATGGCTGCTGCAGAAGGCACGCACCGGCATCTTCACGACGGCATCGCCACCGATCCTGGCCGAGGCGCTGCTGGCCAGCATCGACCTGATCGAGCGCGGCGACTTCCGGCGCGAACGCCTGCACACCATGGTCGACAACTTCCGCGGCTCGCTCAAACTCCGGCGCTGGCAGTTGCTGCCCTCGCGCACGGCCATCCAGCCGGTGCTCATCGGTGACAACGCCGAAGCCCTGCGCGTGTCGGACGCGCTGCGCGACGCCGGCGTACTGGTACCGGCCATCCGTCCGCCAACCGTGCCACCCGGCACGGCGCGGCTGCGCGTGTCGTTGTCCGCACGTCACGAGGTCGAGGACGTGTTGCGCCTTGCCGACCTGCTCAACGCGCTCGAGGAGTTCTGA
- the bioC gene encoding malonyl-ACP O-methyltransferase BioC, whose translation MTERESHRRAVRDAFDRAAPGYDAAAGVQREVCTRLLTLADAHPPASPALRVLDAGCGTGFALTLLGRRHPAALRIALDFAPSMLARVPVAEPSALRVCADLEELPFPAGAIDVLWSSLSLQWCDADRALREFARVLTPGGKAWIATLAPRTLYELREAFVAVDDDEHVLRFLQPQDWLDAAREAGFRVDYHSRETIPVLAPDLRGIVRHLKGIGANRIDTRARRALTRAQWRTLETAYEGHRRPDGMLPATYDVLLFALARP comes from the coding sequence ATGACTGAGCGCGAATCCCACCGCCGCGCGGTGCGTGATGCCTTCGACCGCGCCGCCCCCGGCTATGACGCTGCCGCCGGCGTGCAGCGCGAGGTGTGTACGCGACTGCTCACGTTGGCCGACGCCCATCCGCCGGCCTCGCCCGCGCTGCGCGTGCTCGACGCCGGCTGCGGCACCGGCTTCGCGCTGACGCTGCTGGGACGACGCCATCCGGCCGCTTTGCGCATTGCGCTGGATTTCGCCCCGTCCATGCTCGCGCGCGTCCCGGTCGCCGAACCGTCGGCGCTGCGCGTGTGCGCCGATCTGGAGGAGCTGCCGTTTCCGGCCGGCGCCATCGACGTACTGTGGTCCAGCCTGTCGCTGCAGTGGTGTGACGCGGACCGTGCGCTGCGCGAGTTCGCGCGCGTGCTCACCCCCGGGGGCAAGGCCTGGATCGCCACACTCGCGCCGCGTACGCTGTACGAACTGCGCGAGGCCTTCGTCGCGGTCGACGACGACGAGCACGTGCTGCGCTTCCTGCAGCCCCAGGATTGGCTGGATGCGGCGCGCGAAGCGGGTTTTCGCGTGGACTACCATTCGCGCGAAACCATCCCGGTGCTCGCACCGGACCTGCGTGGCATCGTGCGCCACCTCAAGGGCATCGGCGCGAACCGTATCGACACCCGAGCGCGCCGTGCGCTCACGCGCGCGCAGTGGCGTACGCTGGAGACTGCCTACGAAGGCCACCGGCGCCCTGACGGCATGCTGCCCGCGACCTACGACGTGCTGCTGTTCGCGCTGGCCAGACCTTGA
- the bioD gene encoding dethiobiotin synthase — MNTTARAWFITGTDTEIGKTHVACALLHAARRAGLTAFAMKPVAAGADEIDGQRLNEDTARLIAAGSEPLEPAEVTPYCLRSAIAPHIVAHDEGVTFDFARIAHRLDALRARADVVLVEGAGGLLVPLDEARDFADLARHLDLPVILVVGMRLGCINHALLTCEAIATRGLHFAGWVANRVEPYMARFDENLATLEARIRAPLLGVVPHGDPAEPVALRLPD, encoded by the coding sequence ATGAACACGACTGCCCGCGCCTGGTTCATCACCGGGACCGACACCGAAATCGGCAAGACCCATGTCGCCTGCGCGCTGCTGCACGCCGCCCGCCGCGCCGGGCTCACCGCCTTCGCGATGAAGCCGGTCGCCGCCGGCGCCGACGAGATCGACGGCCAGCGCCTCAATGAAGACACCGCCCGCCTGATCGCGGCCGGCAGCGAGCCGCTGGAGCCGGCCGAGGTCACGCCCTACTGCCTGCGGTCGGCGATCGCGCCGCACATCGTCGCCCACGACGAAGGCGTGACTTTCGATTTCGCGCGCATCGCGCACAGGCTCGATGCGCTGCGCGCGCGCGCCGACGTGGTGCTGGTCGAAGGCGCCGGCGGCCTGCTCGTGCCGCTCGACGAGGCACGCGACTTCGCCGATCTGGCGCGACACCTGGATCTTCCGGTGATCCTCGTCGTGGGCATGCGCCTGGGCTGCATCAATCACGCTCTGCTCACCTGCGAGGCCATCGCCACGCGCGGCCTGCATTTCGCCGGCTGGGTCGCCAACCGCGTCGAGCCGTACATGGCGCGCTTCGACGAGAACCTCGCCACGCTCGAAGCGCGCATCCGTGCCCCGCTGCTCGGCGTGGTGCCGCACGGCGACCCGGCCGAACCTGTCGCGCTGCGCCTTCCCGATTAG
- the yaaA gene encoding peroxide stress protein YaaA: MIFVLSPAKALDYETPPAVADYTQPDHLDASAELIDVLRRLSPAEVAKLMGLSDKLAALNVARYQEWSRPFSPDNAKQAVLAFNGDVYEGLDAPSLSREDLEWAQRHLRILSGLYGVLRPLDLMQAYRLEMGTKLETPAGKTLYAWWGERITEALNNVIAEREQAGEAPVLVNLASDEYFKSVKPAKLKARIVAPVFQDWKNGQYKIISFYAKRARGLMARHAIVHRITDVEGLKGFDADGYAFAPEQSSDDRLVFRRRQA, from the coding sequence ATGATCTTCGTCCTCTCGCCCGCCAAGGCTCTCGACTACGAGACCCCTCCCGCCGTTGCCGATTACACGCAGCCGGATCATCTGGACGCTTCGGCCGAACTCATCGACGTGCTGCGCAGGCTCTCGCCGGCCGAGGTGGCGAAGCTGATGGGGCTGTCCGACAAGCTCGCCGCACTCAACGTCGCGCGCTACCAGGAGTGGTCGCGCCCGTTCTCGCCGGACAACGCCAAGCAGGCCGTGCTGGCCTTCAACGGCGATGTCTACGAAGGCCTCGATGCACCGTCGCTCTCGCGCGAGGATCTGGAGTGGGCGCAGCGCCACCTGCGCATCCTGTCGGGTCTGTACGGGGTGCTGCGCCCGCTCGACCTGATGCAGGCCTACCGGCTGGAGATGGGCACCAAGCTCGAGACGCCGGCCGGCAAGACCTTGTACGCATGGTGGGGCGAGCGCATTACCGAGGCACTCAACAACGTGATCGCCGAGCGCGAACAGGCCGGCGAGGCCCCGGTGCTGGTGAATCTGGCCTCGGACGAATATTTCAAGTCGGTCAAGCCGGCCAAACTCAAGGCGCGCATCGTCGCGCCGGTGTTCCAGGACTGGAAGAACGGCCAGTACAAGATCATCAGCTTCTACGCCAAGCGCGCACGCGGCCTGATGGCGCGCCATGCGATCGTCCATCGAATCACCGACGTCGAGGGTCTGAAGGGCTTCGATGCGGATGGCTACGCGTTCGCGCCCGAGCAGTCGAGCGACGACCGTCTGGTGTTCCGCCGCCGTCAGGCGTGA